A window from Peromyscus eremicus chromosome 1, PerEre_H2_v1, whole genome shotgun sequence encodes these proteins:
- the LOC131902540 gene encoding zinc finger and SCAN domain-containing protein 5B-like, whose protein sequence is MATNLPPDSLPSGQTPSPTPQDRNSEKEDYSPEVWHLKFRAFSPSEQSDPIQDLKRISDLCYQWLRPDLNSKEEILDQLVLEQFMISMPPELQALVKESGVQSCKELEKMLRDGRKPQHWKQEVLLNSVPESREQDDPRNEQSLGSDSVQDWEDTSVLTPLDPQPTQSSDSVRGKDVKMPQENANTDAVTPFTHVLEKRDLAAHTDLQRFSSSNGDKVPPCQEGDSCVDKTEDRQLGLGTLRPVEPVDRLSRQPQFVCSECKKSFLYRSQFIIHQRSHTGERPFECSVCNKGFMESSDLRVHQRIHRGEKPYVCSICSKRFAHKSTLRGHTKTHTNEKPYECKHCGKCFSHKGNLNIHLRTHSDSRPYRCKECDKAFKHQGTLKQHMKIHSRMASLGSGGTRL, encoded by the exons ATGGCTACCAACCTGCCACCAGACAGCCTCCCATCAGGGCAGACACCATCACCTACACCCCAGGACAggaattcagaaaaagaagaCTACAGCCCTGAGGTTTGGCACTTGAAGTTCAGAGCTTTCAGCCCCTCAGAGCAGTCAGACCCCATCCAGGATCTGAAGAGGATCTCTGATCTATGCTATCAGTGGCTGAGACCAGACCTGAATAGCAAGGAGGAGATCCTGGATCAGCTGGTGTTGGAGCAGTTCATGATCTCCATGCCTCCAGAACTGCAGGCCTTAGTGAAGGAGAGTGGAGTGCAGAGCTGCAAAGAGTTAGAGAAGATGCTGAGGGATGGCAGGAAACCACAACATTGG AAACAGGAAGTTTTGCTGAACTCAGTTCCTGAAAGCAGAGAACAGGACGACCCGAGAAATGAGCAGAGCCTGGGGAGTGACTCGGTGCAGGACTGGGAGGATACCTCTGTGTTGACACCTCTGGACCCTCAGCCGACACAGAGTTCTG ATTCTGTCAGAGGAAAGGATGTGAAGATGccccaggaaaatgcaaatacaGATGCTGTCACACCGTTCACCCACGTTCTGGAAAAAAGAGATTTAGCTGCACACACAGATCTTCAGAGATTCTCTAGTTCCAATGGAGACAAGGTTCCCCCTTGTCAAGAAGGGGACTCCTGTGTGGACAAGACAGAAGATAGGCAGCTAGGGCTTGGTACCCTACGACCTGTAGAGCCCGTTGATCGACTCAGCCGCCAGCCTCAGTTTGTGTGCAGTGAATGCAAGAAGAGCTTCCTGTACAGGTCTCAGTTCATCATCCACCAGAGgtcacacacaggagagagacccTTTGAGTGCAGCGTGTGCAACAAGGGGTTTATGGAATCCTCAGACCTTCGGGTCCATCAGCGCATCCACAGGGGTGAAAAGCCTTACGTGTGCAGCATCTGCAGCAAGAGGTTTGCCCACAAGTCCACTCTGCGGGGTCACACTAAGACCCACACAAATGAGAAGCCATACGAGTGTAAGCACTGTGGGAAATGCTTCAGTCACAAGGGCAACCTTAATATCCATCTCCGGACCCACAGTGATTCAAGACCTTACAGATGTAAGGAGTGTGACAAGGCCTTCAAACATCAGGGGACTCTGAAACAACACATGAAAATCCATTCAAGAATGGCAtccttgggcagtggtggcactcgcctttaa